A region from the Bradyrhizobium erythrophlei genome encodes:
- a CDS encoding branched-chain amino acid ABC transporter permease, whose translation MTSQIVENVLQALVAGLLAGSIYGLMCLGLGLIFGVMRVINFAQGDFMMLGMYAAYYLFLSAGIQGAFGNVVGPYVAILLSGPLLFAFGYAIHRFLISRVTGRRTEKLEGEGHFAQLILTLGVALVLQNGGLIVFGSVLASIRTPLSSSAWEIGPLWGDFVSIFVNKSRGIAALISIAAMVVLALLITRTRMGKALRASADNPVAATYMGIDIDRSYRIAFGLGAAVTAVAGGLLATNYPFHPYIGTDYVIVMYAGVVLGGMGSIIGAFWGGMTIGLVQQLSTLVLPTQLQNAAIFVVFLLIVFLRPQGFFGRMVERT comes from the coding sequence ATGACGTCGCAGATCGTCGAGAACGTGCTGCAGGCGCTGGTCGCCGGGCTGCTGGCGGGATCGATCTACGGCCTGATGTGCCTCGGGCTCGGGCTGATCTTCGGCGTCATGCGCGTCATCAACTTCGCCCAGGGCGACTTCATGATGCTCGGCATGTACGCGGCCTACTACCTGTTCCTGTCGGCCGGCATCCAGGGCGCGTTCGGCAATGTCGTTGGACCGTATGTGGCGATCCTGCTGTCCGGTCCGCTGTTGTTCGCGTTCGGCTACGCCATCCACCGCTTCCTGATCTCCCGGGTCACCGGGCGGCGCACCGAAAAGCTCGAAGGCGAGGGTCACTTCGCCCAGCTGATCCTCACGCTCGGCGTCGCGCTGGTGCTGCAGAATGGCGGGCTGATCGTGTTCGGTTCGGTGCTGGCCTCGATCCGCACGCCGCTGTCGTCCAGCGCCTGGGAAATCGGGCCGCTGTGGGGCGATTTCGTCAGCATCTTCGTCAACAAGTCGCGCGGCATCGCCGCCCTGATCTCGATCGCCGCCATGGTGGTCCTCGCGCTCCTGATCACGCGCACGCGGATGGGCAAGGCGTTGCGCGCCTCCGCCGACAATCCGGTGGCGGCGACCTATATGGGCATCGACATTGATCGTTCGTATCGCATCGCGTTCGGTCTCGGCGCCGCGGTCACCGCGGTCGCGGGCGGCCTGCTCGCCACCAACTATCCGTTTCATCCCTACATCGGCACCGACTACGTCATCGTGATGTATGCGGGCGTGGTGCTCGGCGGCATGGGCAGCATCATCGGCGCGTTCTGGGGCGGCATGACCATCGGATTGGTGCAGCAGCTCTCGACGCTGGTGCTGCCGACCCAATTGCAGAACGCGGCGATCTTCGTGGTGTTCCTGCTGATCGTTTTCCTGCGTCCCCAGGGTTTCTTTGGTCGCATGGTGGAGCGAACCTGA
- a CDS encoding MmgE/PrpD family protein has product MATTVRPDPRQVSIARAMVRTAHARELSQLSAPAQAKLKMCLLDFLSCAFEARDLPTSRQAVAVAARLASGSSVVGTDAITSAADAGFANATLGHGLVREDMHAGSIAHHGVVIWPVLLALAQRTPVSGARLLRAAAIGYEVGGRVGRALMTAGLARLFRPTGILGPLAGALAGSVLLGLDEDASVSALALAANTSSGLNQWPHEGGSDMYFHPGFAARSAVTAIELAEAGAYGSEHIIEGPAGLFAAFGRVAAPEAIALFPDGSEEIMAVYNKPVPACNFAQTACQAAIRVAEEIDNVGAIDAIIVHLPDAAIDYPGCDFAGPFRHALQAKMSIQYGVAAALVRKSVAEENYRRLDDPAVQRLAVLMRLKRDAEFTAAFPGAQGAEVEVSLSSGARISRRIADVVAATEGEIRARFRAAASEVIGLERADAVEEMIDGLERVDHAGRIAALCASAGPGGKSRAAASRAGAGP; this is encoded by the coding sequence ATGGCCACGACCGTGCGTCCCGATCCGCGACAAGTGTCGATCGCGCGCGCCATGGTGCGCACGGCGCATGCGCGCGAGCTGTCGCAATTGTCGGCGCCGGCGCAGGCCAAGCTCAAGATGTGCCTGCTCGACTTCCTGTCATGCGCCTTTGAGGCGCGCGATCTGCCGACCAGCCGCCAGGCGGTCGCGGTCGCCGCCCGCCTGGCGTCGGGGTCATCCGTGGTCGGCACCGATGCGATCACGTCGGCGGCCGATGCGGGTTTTGCCAACGCCACGCTTGGGCATGGCCTGGTCCGCGAGGACATGCATGCCGGCAGCATCGCCCATCATGGCGTGGTGATCTGGCCGGTTCTGCTCGCGCTGGCGCAACGCACCCCGGTGTCGGGCGCGCGCCTGCTGCGCGCGGCCGCGATCGGCTACGAGGTCGGCGGCCGGGTGGGGCGGGCGCTGATGACGGCGGGGCTGGCGCGACTGTTCCGGCCCACCGGCATTCTCGGGCCGCTGGCCGGCGCGCTGGCCGGAAGCGTGCTGCTCGGTCTCGACGAAGACGCCTCGGTCTCGGCGCTGGCGCTCGCCGCCAACACCTCGTCGGGCCTCAATCAGTGGCCGCATGAAGGCGGCAGCGACATGTATTTCCATCCGGGCTTCGCCGCGCGCAGCGCCGTCACCGCGATCGAACTCGCCGAAGCCGGGGCCTACGGCTCCGAACATATCATCGAAGGCCCGGCCGGGCTGTTCGCGGCGTTCGGGCGCGTAGCCGCGCCGGAGGCGATTGCGCTGTTCCCGGACGGCAGCGAAGAGATCATGGCGGTCTACAACAAGCCGGTTCCGGCCTGCAATTTCGCCCAGACCGCCTGCCAGGCCGCGATCCGCGTTGCCGAGGAAATCGACAATGTCGGCGCCATCGACGCCATCATTGTGCATCTGCCGGACGCCGCCATCGACTATCCCGGCTGCGATTTTGCGGGACCGTTCCGGCACGCGCTGCAGGCCAAGATGAGTATCCAGTACGGCGTCGCGGCCGCGCTGGTCCGCAAGTCCGTCGCGGAAGAGAATTATCGCCGGCTCGACGACCCGGCCGTGCAGCGGCTCGCGGTGCTGATGCGGCTGAAGCGCGACGCGGAGTTCACCGCCGCGTTCCCGGGCGCCCAGGGCGCCGAGGTCGAGGTCAGCCTGTCGAGCGGCGCCCGGATCAGCCGGCGCATTGCCGATGTGGTCGCGGCGACCGAGGGTGAGATCCGCGCCCGGTTCCGTGCCGCCGCGAGCGAAGTGATCGGGCTGGAACGCGCCGATGCCGTGGAGGAGATGATCGACGGGCTCGAGCGGGTCGACCATGCCGGGCGTATCGCGGCGCTGTGCGCGTCCGCGGGGCCCGGCGGCAAATCGCGCGCCGCGGCATCCCGCGCCGGCGCCGGGCCGTGA
- a CDS encoding NAD(P)-dependent oxidoreductase — protein MAGELLGFIGIGRMGGPMASRLLDAGYSLCVYDKQPEATAELVARGARLAHSSGEVASTAEIVLLSLPTPDIVKAVTLGENGVGVGNRVRTVIDLSTTGPGVATIVAKGLGERQITLFDSPVSGGIAGAKGGTLAVMVSGPRDIYDAKVAPILTHFGKLFFTGEKPGLAQTAKLVNNLLAAAALVISSEGMAMGVKAGLDPKVLLDIINVSSGRNSATQDKFPRSVLPGTFDFGFATALSYKDVRLCLDEAEAMGIPMIMGAVVRQILALTQAKYGPDSDFTSIAKLSEEWAGVQIRG, from the coding sequence ATGGCGGGTGAGCTTCTCGGATTCATTGGTATTGGCCGCATGGGTGGCCCGATGGCGTCGCGCCTGCTCGACGCGGGTTACTCGCTCTGCGTCTATGACAAGCAGCCGGAGGCCACCGCCGAGCTGGTCGCGCGCGGCGCGCGGCTGGCGCATTCGTCCGGTGAAGTGGCGTCGACCGCCGAAATCGTGCTGCTCAGCCTGCCGACGCCGGACATCGTCAAGGCGGTGACGCTCGGCGAGAACGGCGTGGGCGTCGGCAATCGCGTCCGCACCGTGATCGATCTTTCCACCACCGGACCCGGCGTTGCGACCATCGTCGCCAAGGGCCTCGGCGAGCGGCAGATCACCCTGTTCGATTCTCCCGTCAGCGGCGGCATCGCCGGCGCCAAGGGCGGCACGCTCGCGGTGATGGTTTCGGGCCCGCGCGATATCTACGACGCCAAGGTCGCGCCGATCCTCACGCATTTCGGCAAGCTGTTCTTCACCGGCGAAAAGCCGGGCCTGGCGCAGACCGCCAAGCTCGTCAACAATCTGCTGGCCGCGGCGGCGCTGGTGATCTCGTCGGAGGGCATGGCGATGGGGGTCAAGGCCGGGCTCGATCCAAAAGTGCTGCTCGACATCATCAATGTCAGTTCGGGGCGCAACAGCGCGACCCAGGACAAGTTTCCGCGCTCGGTGCTGCCGGGCACCTTCGATTTCGGCTTCGCCACCGCGCTGTCCTACAAGGACGTCCGGCTCTGCCTCGACGAGGCGGAAGCGATGGGAATTCCGATGATCATGGGCGCGGTGGTGCGCCAGATCCTGGCGTTGACGCAGGCCAAGTACGGACCCGACTCCGATTTCACCTCGATCGCCAAACTGTCGGAGGAATGGGCCGGCGTGCAGATCAGGGGATAG
- a CDS encoding LysR substrate-binding domain-containing protein translates to MDLKQLKAFATLAEFGSFSRAGAVLSVAQPVLSRQIKALEQELGIELFYRNGRGIVLTEAGKLLHGYAGGVLDTVTRAASEVMALRSSPRGTIAIGMPPSVGSILTVPLVQCFRAEFPLISMRIVEGFSGHLLEWLITGKIDVAVLYNAPRISNLSAEPLLQEEISLLGAVNDPAGLTAGPVPGSRLVELPMILPSRPHGLRLVVDAFLGEAAIEPNVVLEVDAMPSTLRLVERGVGYTLLSYGPARHLIEAGRLKSWSIVDPVLTRQLILATSSQRPTTTATRALAKMVRRQVQDLVQQGLWLSPDGRKPPSRVRGDAASPVVSRKAVIP, encoded by the coding sequence ATGGATCTCAAGCAACTCAAGGCCTTCGCAACGCTGGCCGAATTCGGCTCATTCTCGCGCGCGGGCGCGGTGCTGTCGGTGGCGCAGCCGGTGCTGAGCCGGCAGATCAAGGCGCTGGAACAGGAGCTCGGCATCGAGCTGTTCTACCGCAACGGGCGTGGCATCGTCCTGACCGAGGCGGGCAAGCTGCTGCACGGTTATGCCGGCGGCGTGCTCGACACCGTCACCCGCGCGGCCTCGGAGGTGATGGCGCTGCGCTCCAGCCCGCGCGGCACCATCGCGATCGGCATGCCGCCGTCGGTGGGCTCGATCCTGACGGTGCCGCTGGTGCAATGCTTCCGCGCCGAGTTCCCGCTGATCTCGATGCGGATAGTGGAGGGGTTCAGCGGCCATCTGCTGGAATGGCTGATCACCGGCAAGATCGACGTCGCGGTGCTCTACAACGCGCCGCGCATCAGCAATTTGAGCGCGGAGCCGCTGCTGCAGGAGGAGATAAGCCTGTTGGGTGCAGTCAACGATCCGGCCGGGCTGACCGCGGGGCCGGTGCCGGGTTCGCGCCTGGTCGAACTGCCGATGATCCTGCCGAGCCGTCCGCACGGCCTGCGGCTGGTGGTCGACGCCTTCCTCGGCGAGGCGGCGATCGAACCAAATGTCGTGCTCGAGGTCGATGCCATGCCGTCGACGCTCCGTCTGGTGGAGCGTGGCGTCGGCTATACGCTCTTGTCCTATGGCCCGGCGCGTCATCTGATCGAGGCCGGCCGGCTGAAGAGCTGGTCGATCGTCGATCCCGTGCTGACCCGGCAGCTCATCCTAGCGACCTCAAGCCAGCGGCCGACCACCACCGCGACGCGGGCGCTCGCCAAGATGGTGCGGCGCCAGGTGCAGGACCTCGTCCAGCAGGGCCTATGGCTGTCGCCGGACGGACGCAAGCCGCCGTCACGCGTCCGCGGCGATGCGGCATCGCCCGTCGTGTCCCGGAAAGCTGTTATTCCCTAA
- a CDS encoding mercuric reductase — translation MPQAEQFEVLVVGSGTGGKLIAWHAAQSGRRTAVVERQWIGGSCPNIACMPSKNEISSARVAYLARNAAQFGTTAGPVAIDMSTVRKRKREMVERQVAGHLQKYKESGAELIMGTGRFAGPKALEVTLNDGTKRVLSADTVFLNLGTHAALPNVAGLDAARPLTHVEALELDHLPLHLLVIGGGYSGLEFAQAFRRFGSKVTIIESGPKILGREDLDVAQEMQRILSDEGIEIVAGAELLQVRGRSGEKVSLAVRTRSGERTIEGSDILVAAGRIPNTSGIGLKEAGIELDDRGYIRVNERLETSAPGFWAVGECAGSPQFTHISEDDFRIIRDNLAGNARSTRDRLVPYCMFTDPPLARVGLSEAEAERRGIAARVAKLPMNSVLRAQATDERQGFMKALIAENDDRILGFAMIGAEAGEVLATVYTAMLAGLSYSRLADAAFAHPTMAEGLSLLFSQVPRRSIQQSTLKTA, via the coding sequence ATGCCCCAAGCAGAGCAGTTTGAAGTTCTCGTGGTCGGCAGCGGGACAGGCGGCAAGCTCATAGCTTGGCACGCGGCTCAGTCGGGACGACGAACGGCCGTCGTGGAGCGGCAGTGGATTGGAGGCTCCTGTCCCAACATCGCCTGCATGCCCAGCAAGAATGAGATATCGAGCGCGAGGGTTGCGTACTTGGCGCGCAACGCCGCGCAGTTCGGGACGACCGCCGGCCCGGTAGCGATTGACATGAGTACGGTTCGCAAGCGGAAGCGGGAGATGGTTGAACGACAGGTTGCGGGGCACCTGCAGAAATACAAGGAAAGCGGTGCGGAATTAATTATGGGAACCGGGCGTTTCGCAGGGCCGAAAGCGCTTGAGGTTACCCTGAATGACGGAACCAAACGCGTGCTTTCGGCGGACACAGTCTTCCTCAACCTGGGAACGCACGCGGCCCTTCCAAATGTTGCCGGCCTCGATGCAGCCCGTCCGCTGACGCACGTCGAGGCCCTGGAACTCGACCATTTGCCGTTGCATCTGCTCGTGATTGGTGGCGGCTATTCCGGCCTCGAATTTGCACAGGCTTTCCGCCGTTTTGGCAGCAAGGTGACCATCATAGAGTCTGGCCCCAAGATTCTCGGTCGGGAGGATTTGGACGTTGCGCAGGAGATGCAGCGGATTCTGAGCGACGAAGGAATTGAAATTGTAGCGGGAGCCGAACTCCTCCAGGTGCGCGGGCGATCCGGCGAGAAGGTTAGCCTTGCTGTGCGCACGCGCTCCGGCGAACGAACGATAGAGGGTAGCGACATCCTCGTGGCAGCCGGACGTATTCCCAACACCAGTGGAATCGGACTCAAGGAGGCAGGGATTGAGTTGGACGATCGTGGGTACATTCGCGTCAATGAACGCCTCGAGACCAGTGCCCCGGGTTTCTGGGCCGTAGGGGAATGCGCGGGCAGCCCACAATTCACGCACATATCCGAAGATGATTTTCGCATCATTCGCGACAATCTCGCTGGGAACGCTCGCAGCACGCGCGATCGACTCGTTCCTTACTGCATGTTTACAGATCCTCCGCTCGCCCGCGTGGGGCTTAGTGAAGCCGAAGCTGAGCGTCGAGGAATCGCGGCACGGGTTGCGAAATTGCCGATGAATTCCGTGTTGCGCGCCCAGGCCACCGACGAGAGGCAAGGCTTTATGAAGGCGCTGATCGCCGAGAATGACGATCGCATTCTCGGTTTCGCGATGATAGGCGCCGAGGCGGGTGAAGTTCTGGCTACGGTGTACACGGCAATGTTGGCTGGCCTTTCATATTCGAGGCTTGCTGATGCCGCCTTCGCGCATCCGACGATGGCCGAGGGGCTCAGCCTGCTCTTCTCGCAGGTACCGCGTCGCTCCATCCAACAGAGCACGTTGAAAACGGCCTAG
- a CDS encoding LLM class flavin-dependent oxidoreductase, producing MTSLSILDLVRVTQETDARGAFDNARDLAAHAERWGYRRFWVAEHHNMPGVASAATAVVLGHIAAGTRSIRIGAGGIMLPNHAPIIIAEQFGTLARLYPGRIDLGLGRAPGTDQITVRALRRTLQSSDNFPQDVLELQAFFAAAGPNQAVQAVPAAGTDVPLWILGSSTYGAQLAAALGLPYAFASHFAPEQLLPALDIYRARFEPSEQLAKPYAMVGVNVIAADTEREAKRLATTQQMSFTNMFRGKRGLSQPPIDDIETYWSPAEKAQAMGMLARSIVGSPDTVRTGLAALAAETGADELMVVSDIYDHGARLRSFELIAAAHAGNGSESEVGAVA from the coding sequence ATGACATCGCTTTCGATACTCGATCTGGTCCGCGTCACGCAGGAGACAGATGCACGCGGCGCGTTCGACAATGCGCGCGATCTCGCCGCGCACGCCGAACGATGGGGCTATCGCCGCTTCTGGGTCGCCGAGCATCACAACATGCCGGGCGTCGCCAGCGCCGCCACCGCCGTGGTCCTGGGTCATATCGCGGCGGGCACGCGCAGCATCCGCATCGGCGCGGGCGGCATCATGCTGCCGAACCACGCCCCGATCATCATCGCCGAGCAGTTCGGGACCCTGGCGCGGCTGTACCCCGGCCGTATCGACCTTGGCCTCGGGCGGGCGCCGGGCACGGACCAGATCACCGTCCGCGCGCTGCGCCGGACATTGCAGAGTTCCGACAATTTTCCGCAGGACGTGCTGGAGCTGCAGGCCTTCTTCGCAGCGGCCGGACCGAACCAGGCCGTGCAGGCGGTGCCGGCCGCCGGCACCGACGTGCCGTTGTGGATTCTCGGATCCAGCACCTACGGCGCGCAGCTCGCCGCCGCGCTCGGGCTTCCCTACGCCTTTGCATCGCATTTCGCGCCCGAACAATTGCTGCCGGCGCTCGACATCTATCGCGCTCGCTTCGAGCCGTCGGAGCAACTGGCAAAACCCTACGCCATGGTCGGCGTCAACGTCATCGCCGCGGATACCGAGCGCGAGGCGAAGCGGCTGGCGACGACGCAGCAGATGTCGTTCACCAACATGTTTCGCGGCAAGCGCGGCTTGAGCCAGCCGCCGATCGACGACATCGAGACCTACTGGTCGCCCGCGGAGAAAGCGCAGGCGATGGGAATGCTGGCACGTTCCATCGTCGGATCGCCGGACACCGTTCGCACCGGACTTGCGGCCTTGGCGGCCGAGACCGGGGCAGATGAGCTGATGGTGGTCTCGGATATCTACGATCACGGCGCGCGTCTGCGCTCGTTCGAGCTGATTGCCGCCGCGCATGCCGGGAATGGAAGCGAATCAGAGGTCGGCGCCGTCGCGTAA
- a CDS encoding efflux RND transporter permease subunit, with the protein MNLSKFFIDRPIFAGVLSILIFLAGLISLMAMPISEYPDVVPPSVVVRATYPGANPKVIAETVATPIEEQINGVEGMLYMSSQATTDGAMTLTVTFRLGTDPDKAQQLVQNRVAQAEPRLPAVVRQLGIITKKSSPDLTMVVHLLSPNNRYDMTYLRNYAVLNVKDRLARIDGVGDVQLYGAGDYSMRVWVDPQKAAEHGLTANDIVKAIQAQNVEAAAGVVGASPSVKGLDLQLSVNAEGRLSTEEQFGDIVVKTGARGEVTRLRDVARVELGASEYGLRSLLDNKQAVAIPIFQAPGSNALQISDSVRATMADIKKNMPEGVTYQIVYDPTQFVRSSIEAVIHTLLEAVALVVLVVILFLQTWRASIIPLLAVPVSIVGTFAVMHVFGFSINALSLFGLVLAIGIVVDDAIVVVENVERNIESGLSPRNATYQAMKEVSGPIIAIAMVLIAVFVPLAFISGLTGQFYKQFALTIAISTVISAVNSLTLSPALAALLLKGHDEPRDRLTLILDKALGWFFRRFNRAFARASDNYSGSVKGVISGKVLVIGVYLLLVLATAGLFRQVPSGFVPGQDKQYLVGFARLPDGATLDRTEQVIRKMSDIALTQPGVQSSVAFPGLSISGFTNSSNAGIVFSTLKDFRERKDSSLSGTAIAADLNKKYAGIQEAFIAMFPPPPVNGLGTIGGFKLQIEDRAGLGYEALDEATKAFMAAMAKAPEIAGVFSSFQVNVPQLFADIDRTKALQLGVPVTEVFNTLQIYLGSFYVNDFNKFGRTYSVYVQADAPFRARADDIRQLKVRSASGDMIPLSALLKIRQSAGPERAIRYNGFLSSDINAAAAPGYSSGQAQEAATRIAAETLPPGFAFEWTDLTYQEFIAGNSGLWVFPLAILLVFLVLAALYESLALPLSILMIVPMGLLAAMFGVWLSKGDNNVFTQIGLIVLVGLSAKNAILIVEFARELEFAGRSPVRAAIEASRLRLRPILMTSTAFIMGVLPLVLSTGAGSEMRRAMGVAVFSGMIGVTVFGLFLTPVFYVLLRSMTGSKPLIQHGTGGTLLPEAKIAEHAAPAE; encoded by the coding sequence ATGAATCTCTCCAAATTCTTCATCGACCGGCCCATCTTCGCGGGCGTTTTGTCGATCCTGATCTTCCTGGCCGGCCTGATTTCGCTGATGGCGATGCCGATTTCGGAATATCCCGACGTGGTGCCGCCGTCGGTGGTGGTCCGCGCGACCTATCCCGGCGCGAACCCCAAGGTCATCGCCGAGACCGTGGCGACGCCGATCGAAGAGCAGATCAACGGCGTCGAAGGCATGCTCTACATGAGCAGCCAGGCGACCACCGACGGTGCGATGACGCTGACCGTGACGTTCCGGCTCGGAACCGATCCCGACAAGGCGCAGCAGCTGGTGCAGAACCGCGTCGCGCAGGCCGAGCCGCGGCTGCCGGCGGTGGTCCGTCAGCTCGGCATCATCACCAAGAAGAGCTCGCCCGATCTCACGATGGTCGTGCATCTGCTGTCGCCGAACAACCGCTACGACATGACTTACCTGCGCAACTACGCCGTCCTCAACGTCAAGGACAGGCTGGCGCGGATCGATGGCGTCGGCGACGTCCAGCTCTACGGCGCCGGCGATTATTCGATGCGGGTATGGGTCGATCCGCAGAAGGCCGCCGAACACGGACTGACCGCCAACGACATCGTCAAGGCGATCCAGGCCCAGAACGTCGAGGCGGCGGCCGGCGTGGTCGGCGCATCGCCCAGCGTCAAGGGTCTCGACCTGCAGCTTTCCGTCAATGCCGAAGGCAGGCTCTCCACCGAGGAGCAGTTCGGCGACATCGTCGTCAAGACCGGCGCGCGCGGGGAGGTGACGAGGCTTCGCGACGTCGCGCGTGTCGAACTCGGCGCGTCGGAATATGGCTTGCGGTCGCTGCTCGATAACAAGCAGGCTGTGGCCATTCCCATCTTCCAGGCGCCGGGGTCGAACGCGCTGCAGATCTCGGACAGCGTTCGCGCGACCATGGCCGACATCAAGAAGAACATGCCGGAGGGCGTTACCTATCAGATCGTCTACGATCCGACGCAGTTCGTGCGTTCGTCGATCGAAGCGGTCATCCATACGCTGCTCGAGGCGGTGGCGCTGGTCGTGCTGGTGGTCATCCTGTTCCTGCAGACCTGGCGGGCATCGATCATTCCGCTGCTGGCGGTGCCGGTGTCGATCGTCGGCACCTTCGCGGTGATGCACGTCTTCGGCTTTTCCATCAATGCGCTCAGCCTGTTCGGACTGGTGTTGGCGATCGGCATCGTGGTCGACGATGCCATCGTCGTGGTCGAGAACGTCGAACGCAACATCGAATCCGGGCTATCGCCCCGGAATGCAACCTACCAGGCGATGAAGGAAGTTTCGGGCCCGATCATTGCCATCGCGATGGTGCTGATCGCGGTGTTCGTGCCGCTGGCCTTCATCAGCGGCCTGACCGGCCAGTTCTACAAGCAGTTCGCGCTGACGATCGCGATCTCGACCGTGATCTCCGCGGTCAACTCGCTCACGCTGTCGCCGGCGCTGGCGGCGCTGCTGCTGAAGGGGCATGACGAGCCCAGGGACCGGCTGACCCTCATTCTGGACAAGGCGTTGGGCTGGTTCTTCCGCCGCTTCAACCGGGCCTTCGCGCGCGCCTCGGACAATTACAGCGGCAGCGTGAAGGGCGTGATCTCCGGCAAGGTGCTGGTGATCGGCGTTTATCTGCTTCTGGTTCTAGCCACCGCAGGCCTGTTCAGGCAGGTGCCGAGCGGTTTCGTGCCCGGACAGGACAAGCAGTACCTCGTCGGATTCGCCCGGCTGCCCGATGGCGCGACGCTGGATCGGACCGAGCAAGTCATTCGCAAGATGAGCGACATCGCACTGACCCAGCCTGGCGTGCAGAGCTCGGTGGCCTTCCCGGGCCTGTCGATCAGCGGTTTCACCAACTCTTCGAACGCCGGCATCGTATTCTCGACGCTGAAGGACTTCCGCGAGCGCAAGGACTCCTCGCTCAGCGGTACTGCGATCGCCGCCGACCTGAACAAGAAATACGCCGGCATCCAGGAAGCCTTTATCGCGATGTTCCCGCCGCCGCCGGTCAATGGTCTGGGCACCATTGGCGGATTCAAGCTGCAGATCGAGGATCGGGCAGGGCTTGGCTATGAGGCGCTCGATGAGGCGACCAAGGCGTTCATGGCGGCGATGGCGAAGGCGCCGGAGATCGCCGGCGTGTTCTCGAGTTTCCAGGTCAATGTACCGCAATTGTTCGCCGACATCGACCGCACCAAGGCGCTGCAGCTCGGCGTTCCCGTGACCGAGGTCTTCAACACGCTGCAGATCTATCTGGGCTCGTTCTACGTCAACGACTTCAATAAATTCGGCCGCACCTACTCGGTCTATGTTCAGGCCGACGCGCCGTTCCGCGCCCGTGCGGACGACATCCGGCAGTTGAAGGTGCGCTCGGCGTCCGGCGACATGATTCCGCTCTCGGCGCTGCTCAAGATTCGCCAAAGCGCGGGTCCCGAACGCGCCATCCGGTACAACGGTTTCCTGTCCTCCGACATCAACGCCGCCGCCGCTCCCGGATATTCGTCCGGGCAGGCACAGGAGGCCGCGACCCGGATCGCGGCGGAGACCCTGCCGCCGGGTTTTGCCTTCGAATGGACCGACCTGACCTATCAGGAATTCATCGCGGGAAATTCAGGGTTGTGGGTCTTTCCGCTGGCGATCCTGCTGGTCTTCCTGGTGCTGGCCGCGCTCTACGAGAGCCTCGCGCTGCCGCTGTCGATCCTGATGATCGTGCCGATGGGCCTTCTCGCCGCGATGTTCGGCGTCTGGCTGTCGAAGGGCGACAACAACGTGTTCACCCAGATCGGGCTGATCGTGCTGGTTGGATTATCGGCGAAGAACGCGATCCTGATCGTCGAATTCGCGCGCGAGCTGGAGTTCGCCGGCCGCTCGCCGGTCAGGGCTGCCATCGAAGCCAGCCGGCTGCGGCTTCGCCCCATCCTGATGACCTCGACGGCCTTCATCATGGGCGTGCTGCCGCTGGTGCTGTCGACGGGTGCAGGTTCGGAAATGCGCCGCGCCATGGGCGTTGCGGTATTCTCCGGCATGATCGGCGTGACGGTTTTCGGTCTGTTCCTCACGCCGGTGTTTTACGTGCTGCTGCGGAGCATGACGGGCTCCAAACCCCTGATCCAGCACGGAACGGGCGGGACGCTCTTGCCCGAGGCGAAGATTGCCGAACACGCCGCGCCGGCCGAGTGA